In the Bacillus amyloliquefaciens DSM 7 = ATCC 23350 genome, TTCAATTTTCTCACGTTAAGACCGATACAAAAAATGACCCATTAACTATTTTCAAGTTTCGGTGAAAGGGAGATGTTTACATGTTTCAATATGAAGAACTAAATAAGCAGTTTATCGGCGGCCGATGGAGGGATGGAAGCAGCCGGAACGTATTGGAAGACAGAAATCCTTATACTCAGAAAGTCATCACCTCATTCCGAAAAGCGACGCCTGATGATGTGGATGCGGCGTACCGTGCCGCGGCTCTTGCGAAACAAGAATGGGACAAAGTAAACCCTTTTAAAAAGCGGGCCATTTTGGAAAAAGCGGTATCTTTCATCGAAGAGCATGAAGAAGCGATTGTTTACTTAATCATGGAGGAACTTGGCGGAACAAGACTGAAGGCTGAGTTTGAAATCGGACTTGTTAAAAATATGATAAAAGAAGCCGCAACATTTCCGGTGCGGATGGAAGGGAAAATTCTCCCGTCGACGATTGACGGAAAAGAAAACAGGCTGTACAGAATACCCGCCGGAGTCGTCGGGGTGATCAGCCCGTTTAATTTCCCGTTTTTCCTTTCAATGAAATCTGTTGCGCCGGCACTCGGCGCGGGGAACGGCGTTGTATTGAAGCCTCATGAAGAAACACCGATCTGCGGCGGCACGCTTATCGCGAAAATTTTTGAAGCGGCCGGCGTACCGGACGGGCTGCTGAACGTCATCGTTACGGATATCGGGGAGATCGGCGACAGCTTTGTCGAGCATCCCGTGCCGCGAATTATCTCATTTACAGGTTCAACAGGGGTAGGCAGCTATATCGGACAGCTTGCGGTTAAACACTTTAAAAAACCGCTGTTGGAGCTTGGCGGAAACAGCGCTCTGATCGTGCTTGAGGATGCTGATCTCGAATACGCCGTCAATGCGGCCGTATTCAGCCGGTTTACGCATCAGGGCCAGATCTGCATGTCGGCGAACCGCGTGCTCGTTCACACGTCTGTATATGACAAATTTACAGAGCTTTACGAAGCGAAAGTGTCATCGCTGAAAGTCGGCGATCCGATGGACCCTGATACGGTTATCGGGCCTTTAATCAATGAGAGACAGGCGGAAGGTTTAAAACGGTCTGTTGAAAAGGCGATAGAAGAGGGAGCGGTTCCGGTCTTGTCCGGCCGATTCAGCGGAACGATCGCTGAACCTGTCATCTTAAAAGATGTGAAGCCTGATATGAGCATCGCGAAGGAGGAACTGTTCGGCCCGGCCGTCTGCATCATGCCGTTTGAAACGGAGGATGAAGCTGTCAGCATCGCAAACGCGACACCGTTCGGTTTAAGCGGAGCCGTGCATACGGCAAACGTTGAGCGGGGCGTTGAGTTTGCAAAGCGGATCGAGACCGGCATGATTCACGTCAATGATACGACCATTAATGATGAACCGAATGTCGCGTTCGGCGGCGAGAAGCAATCAGGTCTCGGCAGGCTGAACGGCGAATGGAGCCTTGAAGAATTCACCACGCTGAAATGGATTTCGGTTCAGCATGAAAAACGGCAATTCCCATATTAAGAAGGAGTGAAAGAAATGAGTATACAGACGGAGCAGCAAACGCACAGCCTGCTTGACGCTTTTGTCAAAGTTGCGCCTTTTTTAAACAGTCTGATCCAAGATGACATCACCATCGGGATTTATGATACGGAAAAATTAATCGTGAACATTCCGGCTAAAACTTTTTCTCTTAACGTAAAGCCGGGCGACCCGCTGCAAAAAGGGGATATCATTACAGACGCGATCCGCATGAATCAGAAGAAGACAAGCATGGTGCCGAAAGAGCTGTTCGGATTTCCGCTGATTGCCAGAGCGATTCCGCTTCACGATGAAAACGGAAAAGTTATCGGCGGCGTCGGTCTCGGCACCAGCCTTGAAAAATCAGCCAAGCTTCATGATGTCGCTGAAAGCCTGTCCGCCGTCGTGGAACAGACGGCTTCAGCGGTCGCGGATATTTCAGAATCCATCAACGGCTTTTCGTCACAGATGTCCGGGATTTCCGCTCAGGCGAAACAAGTCAGTGAAAGCGCGGGAGAAATCGCAGACATCTCCGTCACAGTCAAGGGCATCTCAGATCAAAGCAATCTGCTCGGTTTAAATGCGGCTATTGAAGCCGCGAGAGCCGGAGAATCCGGCAAGGGCTTTTCCGTTGTGGCGGACGAAATCCGCAAGCTTGCCACTCATTCAAAAGACAATGTCGGCCAAATTGACCAGATTACGAAAAAAATCCACAGCCTGCTGAAAGGGCTGGAGGATTCTATTGAATCCATCAACCAGAACACAGACGGCCAAGCGGCGGCGGTTGAACAAATTTCTGCAACGATGCAGGAAATTTCGGGAAGCGCCCAGCATTTAGCGAAAATGGCTGAAAACGTGCTCGGAGATTCATAAAAAAGGGGGGGAGCTTACGGGCTCCTTTTTTTGTTTTATCTTAGCATTCGGAAACTGCTCCTCACACGTTTGACCCGTCATGCTCAAGGGTACACATACGAATACATCACCAATGATAAAGGAGAGTTTTGTATGTCTGATGCAAATCTGCACAACCCGCAGACGAAATATGACCATGATGAATTTCCAAAACAATATCAGGAACCGCCCGGTTTGCAGAAAGAGATGAAGCCTGTGCCGGACTGCGGTGAAACAAGCTACAAAGGAGCAGGAAAGCTGAAGGGAAGAAAAGCCCTTGTTACCGGAGGCGATTCGGGAATCGGCCGGGCTGCCGCAATCGCCTATGCCCGGGAAGGGGCGGATGTAGCCATTAACTATCTGCCTGAGGAACAGCCGGATGCCGAAGAAGTAAAAGCATTAATTGAAAAAGAAGGAAGAAAAGCCGTTCTGCTGCCGGGTGATTTAAGCGATGAAGCGTTTTGCGGAGAATTGGCGGAAAAAGCGTATCAAGAGCTTGGCGGTCTTGACACGCTCGCTCTTGTCGCCGGCAAACAGCAGGCAGTGGATGATATCAGCGATCTTGCCACAGAACAAATCTATCAAACCTTCGAAGTCAATGTATTTTCACTGTATTGGCTCGTCAAGGCGGCGCTTCCGTATTTGCCAAAAGGCGCGTCTATTATCACGACAACGTCCGTAGAAGGGTATAATCCAAGCCCGATGCTATTGGATTATGCCGCGACGAAACATGCTATTATCGGTTTTACCGTCGGCTTAGGAAAGCAGCTGGCGAATAAAGGAATCAGAGTCAACTCGGTAGCGCCGGGGCCGATCTGGACGCCGCTGCAGATTTCGGGAGGACAGCCCGGTGAAAACATTCCGAAATTCGGCAAGGAAACACCGGCCGTTCCATTAAATCGTGCCGGCCAGCCGGCGGAGCTTGCGGGGATTTATGTCTTTTTGGCCTCAGAGGAATCCAGCTATGTGACATCCCAAATTTATAGTGTAAGCGGAGGAATTCCGACAGCGTAATCAATAAGGAGCTGCCCTTCATACGGGGCAGCTCTTTTTTTGATGTTATGTGCCGAGCACGTTTTGATTATACAGTACGCTCGGATGTGACGGGTGGTAGGAGGCGGCTTTGTCGTTATGAATCTTCGCTTTTTCTCTGTCGCCGAGCTGCCAGTAGCAGACGCAGAGCTGCAGATGGGGATACCAGGTGGAGAACTCGAGCTGGGTAAAGCCTGCATCGCTGCTTTTGGCGGATAGGGCGAGCTCATACCAAAACACGCCCTGCCGGTATTGCCGTTTCTCAGCAAAAAAGTCACCCAGCCTGCAGCAGAACTCCGGCCGCGGGCAATCGATCAAAAATGATTTTAAAAGAGACGTCATGGCTGCCTCTTCATGGCCGACCGCCCTGTAGCAATCGGATAAGTATTGGCATGTTCTGATCTCATCTTCGATCCAGCACTGTTTTGTGGAAAGAAAATGGTGATAATACGTAATGGCGCGCTGATACTGGCCGTGATCTTTTAATTCATTCGCAAAGTAAAATAAATCGCGGGGTGTCATCGTTTCATTGTTTTCCGCCATTTTCTCGTAAATCCTCAAGTTGCGGTCTGAGGGAGGCGAATGCTGCTTCTCGGATTTGCGGTGTGTGACGGCGATCTCGGTTTCTATGATGTTTCCGTATACTTCCAGATATTCATGCACGGCTCCGATCCAGTGAAACCCTTTTTCCCGCTTGACGAGACGGTTGCGCCGGTATCTGAAGCTGACCTCTCCCCGATCATCAAAGCCGACGTGATAATACATGGATACCGCGTCAACTTCTTTTGAAAGTGACGCCTTCAGTTCAAGCAGTTTTTCGCGGTCCTTTTCCAAAAAAATATCGTCGGCGTCCAGCCACAGAATATAATCCATTTCCGCTTTGGAAAACGCAAAATTCCGGGCGGCTGCAAAGTGATCGACCCATTCAAAATCATAAATCTTATCCGTATAACGGGCCGCGATTTCTTTCGTCCGGTCGGTTGAGCCCGTATCAACAATCACCATTTCATCCGCAATGTCTTTGACGGAATCAAGACAGCCCGCAAGCACTTCCTCTTCATTTTTTACAATAACGCACAAACTGACGCTGATCATGTCATCACCTCTTCACCTCCAGTGTATAAAAGGAGAGGCGGAAACATTCTTCGGACAAAATGATCTCTTCCAAGAAATTTGTCTGCCCTTTTACTAGTTTTATTCCAGCGCCTGATTTAAAATGAACACATGAACTTACGTGAGGATTGATAGGAACCATGAGCATCATAAAAGCGGAAAACCTTTATAAAACATACGGAGATAAGACATTATTCGACCATATCTCCTTTCATATTGAAGAGAATGAAAGAATCGGTTTAATCGGCCCGAACGGAACGGGCAAGTCAACGCTTCTGAAAACCATTGCCGGCCTTGAATCAACGGAAGAAGGCGAGATTACGGCGTCAGGAAGCGTGCATATTGAATTTTTGCATCAGGACCCCGAGCTTCCTGCCGGACAAACCGTGCTTGAACATATTTATTCCGGCGACTCGGCAGTCATGAGAACGATGAGAGAGTATGAAAAAGCGCTTCAGGCGCTGAATGAAGAGCCTGAAAATGAACAGCGCCAGAAGCACCTGCTTGATGCGCAGGCCAGAATGGACGCGAATGATGCATGGGAAGCGAATACGTTAGCCAAAACGGTTTTGACAAAACTTGGCGTTACCGATTTAATGAAGGATGTCAGCGAGCTGTCCGGCGGCCAGAAAAAGCGCGTCGCGATTGCGAAAAACGTCATCCAGCCGGCTGACCTGCTCATTTTGGATGAACCGACAAACCATTTGGACAATGAAACGATTGAATGGCTGGAAGGCTACTTATCGCAATATCCGGGCGCCGTCATGCTTGTCACGCACGACAGATATTTTCTGAACAGGGTGACGAACAGAATTTACGAGCTTGAGAGAGGCAGCCTTTATACGTATAAGGGAAACTATGAAGTATTTCTGGAAAAGCGGGCCGAACGGGAAGCACTGGCAGAGCAGAAAGAAACAAAACGTCAAAATCTTCTGCGCCGCGAATTGGCATGGCTCAGAAGAGGGGCGAAAGCGCGCTCGACAAAACAAAAAGCGAGAGTGGACAGAGCAGAGGCGCTCAAGGAGCAAAAAGGGCCGGCAGTCTCCGGATCGCTCGATTTCGCGATCGGCTCCCACCGTCTCGGAAAACAGGTGATCGAAGCGGAAAACGTCACCATTACTTATAACGGCCAAGCGCTGATCAGCCAATTTAACGAGCTTGTCATCCCGGGGGAAAGAATCGGCATCATCGGGCCGAACGGAATCGGGAAAACAACACTATTAAACAGCCTCGCCGGCCGAGTTCAGCCTGACAGCGGCAATATCACCATCGGGCAGACGGTCCGGATCGGCTACTACACCCAGGATCACAGTGAAATGAACGGTGATATGAAAGTCATTGAATATATAAAAGAGACGGCTGAAATCGTCAAAACGGCGGAGGGCGATGTCATCACCGCGGAACAAATGCTTGAGCGCTTTCTGTTCCCGCGCCCGATGCAGCAGACGTATATCAGAAAGCTGTCGGGCGGGGAAAAGCGCCGTCTGTACTTGCTGAATGTACTGATGCAGGAGCCGAATGTGCTGTTTTTAGACGAGCCGACCAATGATCTGGACACAGAAACATTAAGCGTGCTCGAAGATTATATCGAACAGTTTCCGGGCGTCGTCATCACGGTATCCCATGACCGCTATTTCCTTGACCGAGTCGTTGACCGCCTGATCGTATTTGAAGGGCAAGGCGTCATTTCCCGTTTCCAAGGTTCGTACAGCGAATACATGGAATATGCAAAAGCAAAGAAAACGTCGGTAAAACAGCCGGCTGAAGAGAAAA is a window encoding:
- a CDS encoding aldehyde dehydrogenase family protein; the protein is MFQYEELNKQFIGGRWRDGSSRNVLEDRNPYTQKVITSFRKATPDDVDAAYRAAALAKQEWDKVNPFKKRAILEKAVSFIEEHEEAIVYLIMEELGGTRLKAEFEIGLVKNMIKEAATFPVRMEGKILPSTIDGKENRLYRIPAGVVGVISPFNFPFFLSMKSVAPALGAGNGVVLKPHEETPICGGTLIAKIFEAAGVPDGLLNVIVTDIGEIGDSFVEHPVPRIISFTGSTGVGSYIGQLAVKHFKKPLLELGGNSALIVLEDADLEYAVNAAVFSRFTHQGQICMSANRVLVHTSVYDKFTELYEAKVSSLKVGDPMDPDTVIGPLINERQAEGLKRSVEKAIEEGAVPVLSGRFSGTIAEPVILKDVKPDMSIAKEELFGPAVCIMPFETEDEAVSIANATPFGLSGAVHTANVERGVEFAKRIETGMIHVNDTTINDEPNVAFGGEKQSGLGRLNGEWSLEEFTTLKWISVQHEKRQFPY
- a CDS encoding methyl-accepting chemotaxis protein, which produces MSGISAQAKQVSESAGEIADISVTVKGISDQSNLLGLNAAIEAARAGESGKGFSVVADEIRKLATHSKDNVGQIDQITKKIHSLLKGLEDSIESINQNTDGQAAAVEQISATMQEISGSAQHLAKMAENVLGDS
- a CDS encoding SDR family oxidoreductase; translated protein: MSDANLHNPQTKYDHDEFPKQYQEPPGLQKEMKPVPDCGETSYKGAGKLKGRKALVTGGDSGIGRAAAIAYAREGADVAINYLPEEQPDAEEVKALIEKEGRKAVLLPGDLSDEAFCGELAEKAYQELGGLDTLALVAGKQQAVDDISDLATEQIYQTFEVNVFSLYWLVKAALPYLPKGASIITTTSVEGYNPSPMLLDYAATKHAIIGFTVGLGKQLANKGIRVNSVAPGPIWTPLQISGGQPGENIPKFGKETPAVPLNRAGQPAELAGIYVFLASEESSYVTSQIYSVSGGIPTA
- a CDS encoding glycosyltransferase family 2 protein, which gives rise to MISVSLCVIVKNEEEVLAGCLDSVKDIADEMVIVDTGSTDRTKEIAARYTDKIYDFEWVDHFAAARNFAFSKAEMDYILWLDADDIFLEKDREKLLELKASLSKEVDAVSMYYHVGFDDRGEVSFRYRRNRLVKREKGFHWIGAVHEYLEVYGNIIETEIAVTHRKSEKQHSPPSDRNLRIYEKMAENNETMTPRDLFYFANELKDHGQYQRAITYYHHFLSTKQCWIEDEIRTCQYLSDCYRAVGHEEAAMTSLLKSFLIDCPRPEFCCRLGDFFAEKRQYRQGVFWYELALSAKSSDAGFTQLEFSTWYPHLQLCVCYWQLGDREKAKIHNDKAASYHPSHPSVLYNQNVLGT
- a CDS encoding ABC-F family ATP-binding cassette domain-containing protein, encoding MSIIKAENLYKTYGDKTLFDHISFHIEENERIGLIGPNGTGKSTLLKTIAGLESTEEGEITASGSVHIEFLHQDPELPAGQTVLEHIYSGDSAVMRTMREYEKALQALNEEPENEQRQKHLLDAQARMDANDAWEANTLAKTVLTKLGVTDLMKDVSELSGGQKKRVAIAKNVIQPADLLILDEPTNHLDNETIEWLEGYLSQYPGAVMLVTHDRYFLNRVTNRIYELERGSLYTYKGNYEVFLEKRAEREALAEQKETKRQNLLRRELAWLRRGAKARSTKQKARVDRAEALKEQKGPAVSGSLDFAIGSHRLGKQVIEAENVTITYNGQALISQFNELVIPGERIGIIGPNGIGKTTLLNSLAGRVQPDSGNITIGQTVRIGYYTQDHSEMNGDMKVIEYIKETAEIVKTAEGDVITAEQMLERFLFPRPMQQTYIRKLSGGEKRRLYLLNVLMQEPNVLFLDEPTNDLDTETLSVLEDYIEQFPGVVITVSHDRYFLDRVVDRLIVFEGQGVISRFQGSYSEYMEYAKAKKTSVKQPAEEKKAEEEPKKKRKKLSYKDQIEWDGIEDKIAGLEEKHQRLEAEIAEAGSDFGKIQELMAEQAKTAEELEAAMERWTELSLMIEELEN